DNA sequence from the Methanofollis formosanus genome:
GCCGGAGGCGGATACTGGGAGATCTACGAGAAGAACCGGGACAACATCCTTCACCATGTCCTCCTGATGCACGAAGGCAAATATATCACCAGAGAACGTCTTCTCGACCTGAAAGATGCCGGAAAACTCTCGAACCTGGAGAAAAAAGGGAACAATATCTCTGATGCGGTCCTGGATCTCTACACGATCAAGGGGATCCGGGAGGCACTGCCCAGATGAGAGTGCACAACCGGGAATGGCTGATGAGGGAGGGGGGTGTCGTGGTGCTGGTCCTCGCCCTCTCGGTGCTGCTGCTCCGGACCGCACCGGAGGTGATTACCGGGCCGATACCTTCGTGGTCAGGGGTGCCGGCCGCGTTCTGTCTGGGCTTTCTGGTCCCCGGCGCACTGGCTCTGCTGCTGGAAGAGCGGACGAGGCCGGGCGGGGCGACGCTGCTCGCCCTCACCGTACCTCTCTTCTCTTTCTCTTTTCTTCACTCACCCGCACCGGCGTCCGTCGCCCTCCTCGCCGGCCTGGGCACCGGAGCAGCCGTGGCCATCGGTACCTTCTGGAAGAACCGTGCCGACATCCTTTCATGGACCGCCCGTTTCGTCGTCAAACTCTTCTCGGTCACCCTGGCGGTCGTCATCATCCTCCTGCTCGTCTCCGCACCCGTCCTCTCCCTGGGGGGCGGGTTGGCCGTTCTCCTCGCCCTCACGCTCCTTGTCCTCTGGAGCGTCCGCCGGGTTCGGAGGACAGAGACATTCATCCTGGGCCCTAAAGGGTCTGGAAAGACTCTCCTGCTCCTCGCGATGTACAGTCATCTCGTCAGGGAGTTCTCAGGGCAGAGAGAGGAGGTGATCTTCGCGGGGGACGAGGAGCAGATGCGGATCGAACACCTCCTCTCCGACCTGGAGGACGGAACCCTCCCACCTCCGACAGAGGAGACCGGCCTTGCGGTCTATCGACTTTCAGGGCGGAGGTTCCAGGTCGCGCCGGTCAGGACCGCCTTCATCGACTATGCCGGGAAGTACGCGGCCCCGCTCTCCAGGGCGGCATATGCCGACGCCCTGAAGAGGATCGCCGCCGCAGTCGGGGCCGAACCGCGCCGGGTCGAGGCGAAGATCAGGAGGTTCGAGTACCTGCAACACCTCAAAGAAGACCACGCTGCTGTGGTCGCCGGGGAGATGGACGCCCTCGTCCCGGTTTGCGTCCACCGGCACCTTGAAACGGCCGGGAAGGTGCTCTTCCTCATCGACGGCGATCATATCGTGGGTTTTCATCAGGACGGGCGGAGGGCGCTGACCCATCTCTTCGGGCAGTACTCGCGGGTGATGGAGGCCCTGGGTGACGATCGGGTCTACGGTTTTGTCGTCACCAAGACCGACAGGATCCGGGACCTTGCAGAGGTCGACGACGCATCCGAAGGGGCCGAGCGGATCGAACGCGAGATCTACCAGCAGCTTATCCAGATCAGCACTTTCAACGAGATCCATAACCGCGCCCTCTCGGTCCCGGTCTATTTCCTTGCGGTCAGCACTGATGCAACGCTCAGGCCGGCCGGGGCCGGAGAAGGCAACGGTCGGGAAGAGGTGCTCAGGCAACTCTATCCCTGGAGGATCGGCGAACTGGCGAGGTTCGGGTTCTGAAGCGTTCGTCTGGGAAGGGGGGAGAAAGAAGATGGGAGAGAGGGTCGAGAATGTTGTCGTCCTCCTCGTCGGGGTGATCCTTCTCATCGGCGCCCTTGCAACGACACAGCCCTTCCCTCCCTTCACCCCCGGGGAGAACGGAGAGGTGACGACCCCGGCGCCCACCCCCGAGAGCACCGATACGCCGGACACGACCAGAGAGATCTTTCGCTACGCCTCTGCGGAGTACGAGAACCAGACCTTCACCGTGCCGGTGAACGTGACGGCACCGCCGCTGACGGTCAGGTACACGGTCACCCCACGGTTGATCACGGAGGGCCCGGACCGTGTCCCCTCCCCTGAATCCTGGTTCGTGGTCAGGATCGTCGACGAGGAGGGCACCGTCGTCAGGGAAGACGGATACGGCACACCCGCCGGTGAAAAAGGAGGGTATAGCCGGAACGAGAAAGGAACGCTCGAGGTCTTTGCCACAGGAACCTACACCGTCGAGGTGAGGTTCAACGAGATGATCGCCGAGGTCGTCGTCGGGACCGCGGGGCCTCCTCTCATGTTGCCATCCCAAGGATCTCCTTCAGCCTGACCAGGTGCCCGACCTCGTTCCCGTCCCGGTCGGCGATGAGGTCCACCCAGAGTCTCGCGGTCCTGTTCCTCCCGTCCCGTGCGTTGACCCGGACCACCGAGGGCCGGTCGAGGAGGGCAGCGGCATGGATATCGTTGAGAAGCGTCATCCTGCCGAACCTGACCGGCGGGGACGACCGCCCTTTCATCACCAGCACGGCAGGCAGGGGTCTGAGAAAGGCCTCCTCATATCCCCACCCGGTGAGGCGGCAGGCAAACCAGTTCATGAAGATGATCCCGCCGTCCTTGCCGGTGAGGAGATAGGCGTCGTCGCGGGCCATCATCGAGAGGAAGGCGGTGCGCTTCTCCTCGTGATCAGGGTTGTCCAGCAGGAAGGTGTGGTACGCGTCTTCGATCGCAGCGCCGAAGGACGCTTCCGTGGAGGGCCAGACGACATACCCGATGGGCTCCGCTTTCCTGGCCCGTCCCAGGGGGTCGAGACCGGCGTGTGTCGCCAGGAAGACCACCGGGGTGTGCAGGCAGTGAAAGATAAAATCTGCAGTATCGATCCCGTCGAAGGTCGTCCTGAGGTCGATGTTCATCAACACCAGGTCGGGAGCCCCTTCCACCACCTGCCTGAAGGCCCCAGCCGGAGTGGCGGCCGTCCCGGTCACGCGGTAGCCGAGGCTGAGAAGCATCTCACCGATCTGTTTAGCAAGACCGGTATCGTCGACGATCAGGACAGCGGGCTTTATTTCAGACACTATATCACACGATCCCTCATGAAAAGGACATGCGACTATATTCTGAAAATAATATATATGGATTGCGCAATTCAGGCGTGCAATAAAGAACCATACAGATTTTGTTGGGATCGTCCCCGGGCGGTGACGACGAAGAAGGCGGCGGATGGATTGATGAACGGGCTGGATCTTCTCTGGTTGTGTGAAACGGCAGGTCGGCACCCAGATGTCTGGACTGTAGATGTCCTTGATCACGCTCATCATGACGGAACGATGGGCAAGAACACCGCTCAATCGCGGCCTCGCACCGGGGGGCGGCGATGAAACCGGATCTTCCAGATGCCCTCTCGAGGACGGGGACCCGCCCACACGCTGAAGCCCAGCTCAGAACAATGATCAATCGCGTATGCTTGCACCCCTGGTTCATGTCCGATTCTACAAAACTAAAAAAGGCCCCTGTAAAATTTGGCATGAGATGAGAGGAAGCCTCAAGCATACGGAATGAAAATTTCTCGTCGCTTGTTCTCTCATATTGAGACAGGAGAATCGGCGGAGACCTCAATCCTTCGCCGCACCCGCCCCATCTCCTCGCGAGACGGCAGGAACGATCATGCGAGAGGGGGCGGCACGTTTGGATCATCACCCCGGCCTCTTCGTCATGACCCCGAAGATAGAACCGGGACGAGAGATAGTTGCTCTTTTTTTCAGCGGAGCACACCGACCCTTGCCGTCCCCCGTCCTATCTTCTCGCGAGATAACAGAAAAGATTCAATGATCGGGGACGGCCTTTCTGATCGTCATGCCGCCCTGTCCCCGTGACCCCGGAGATAGAACCTGGACATGAGAGGGCCGATCCATTTGCAGCGGGAGCACACAATCTTCGCCGCCCCCCGTCTATCTTCTCGCGAGATGGCAGAACAGACGCTGTGACAGGGGGCGGCACGTTTGGATCATCACGCCGGCCTCCCCGTCATGATCCCGAAGATAGAACCGGGACATGAGAGGGCCAATCCATTTTCGGAGGGAACACGCGTGATGCCACCCTCACCCTATCTCCTCGCGAGATGGCAGGAACGATCGTACGAGAGGGGGCGACACGTTTGGATCATCACGCCTTCCCCCCCGTCATGACCCCGAAGATAGACCCCGGACAGGAGAGGAGCGATCATTCATCAGCAGGAGTACACCACTTCATCGCCGTCCCCCCTATCCTCACGTGAGATGACGAAACAGACTCGATGATGGAGGGGCGGCGATGGAGCGAGGTATCAACCAGTTCTCCTGTCTTAATATGGGAGATCAAGCGACGAGAAATCTTCATCGCGTATGCTTGAACCTCAGGTTCATCCCCGATTCTACAGGGCCAAAAAAAGAGAAGACCTCAGATCCCGCCCCGGCGTCGCCGCCATACCTCGAGCAGGCCGAAGCACCCGGTAAGCATCATGTCCCCGAAGGGCGCCGCCTGATAGGCGTCGGGCAGGAGACGGGCGCGGTTCGGGCCGGTGACCGCGATCGGCGTCTCGCCAATCGCTTCCCTCACGGCGGCGCCGTGCCCGCCGTCCTCGAAGACCTCCTCGTTGGTGAGGGTGCCGCCCTGCAGTTTCCCGAGGAAATGGGCGAGCCGTGCGGGGCCGAGGGAGGAGGTGTGGTGCTCGAAGAGCCCCAGCACCTCGGTGCCCTGCAGGGTGAAGGCGAGCGTGTGACCGTTGCCGACATTGACCAGAGTCACGCCGTCGCCGTCGGCCTGCTCCCTGACCCAGGGGTCGAGGAGAGCGCCGATCGCCGCCACCGCCCCAGTGTCGGTGACCAGGGCGCCGGGCGCCGCCGAGAGGACGGCCTGCATCCTGCTCATCGCCGGGTACGGCGGGTCGGGGGCCAGGGCGAAGAGGTCCCAGTTCCCTTCTTCCAGGAGTCTCCGGAAGACCGAGAAACGGAAGACCCGGTTCGAGATCTTCGGGGAGAACCCGTGGTCCTGGACGGCGATCGCCACCCGTTCGGGATAGGAGACGCCGAAGAGCGAGAGGGCGGTCTGGAGTTCGTGCGCCATATAGTCCCCGGTCCGCACCGTGACCGCGCCTTCCGGCGCCTCGTCGGCGACTTCGACTCCGAAGGCCGCCACCCGTGCCGGGTCGTCGTGGACCGTCAGGGCGGCCTCGGGCGTGGCCGTCACCCTGACGCCTGCGGCCAGGGCCTCCCGCACCGCGAGCACGCTCCCGCCCCCGCCCATGCACGCACCCTCCAGATGGATGGGGCGGCCGGACTTGGCGGCCGCACGGACGGCTTTGCCGACGACGACCGTCGGTGATGGGAGGACCAGTTTGACCGAGTTCTCGACCGGTTCGTCGGGATCGTACAGAAGGACGTCCTGTGTCCCCCGCCCGACATCGATGGCAAGGACCCTCCTGTCAACCATCGATCACGCCTCCAGCTTTCCCCTGACCTGCGGATCGCCGTGGTATTCCTTGAACCGTTTCAGGGAGACGGTCAGGTCGCGGGTAAAGGCAAAGTAGCCGATCTGCGTCTTTTTGCAGAGGTTCATCGCCATGTCGTACAGCCCCCGCGGGTCGGGCCGCGCCTCGCCGAGCCAGATATGGAAGATGTTGCCGCCGTCGACGATCGGGAAGAAGACGTGCTCCACCTCCATCCGTTTGGTGAGCGGGACATCGGCCCCGGGCGAGACATGGGTGCCGTTGGTGTAGTAGACCGGGAGGTCCCGCGTCGTCCCGCAGTCGGCGACCGCCGTCTCCGCGTCGCCCTGCATCACGCCGAGCGCCGCCTCCCTGAACTGGTCGTCGAGCATGTCCGCGACCGCAAAGCGCTGCCCGGTCGTCTCGGCCGGCGTCCGCGCCAGGGCGATGGTCATCCCGTTCTTCTCGGAGAGCGTCCGGGCATAGAGTTCCATTTCGGTCATCGCCCGCACCGCCATCTTGAAGGCCGCCTTCGACTCGTGGATCTGGTGACCGGTGTGGTACTGGACCATCTCGTTCACCCCCACGACCCCGATGGTGTAGACCAGGCTTTCGAGGTCGACAGCCACCGCGCCGCGCTCGCCGGTCTGCGGGTCTTTCGGCCGCTGCATCGCAAAGGGCATCCGGCCGTTCGTCCTGATCGTCTCCATCCACCGGCGTTTGACCTTGAAGACCTCGACGGCCACGTCCATCAGGGCGCGGAGTTCGGCGAAGAGCCGTTCGTCCTCGCCTTCGGCCTTGAAGGCGGCACGCGGGCAGTTGACCGAGACGACCTCCCAGGAGCCCATCGAGAAGTGCGAACCGTCCTTGAAGTAGAGTTTCTCCTCGAAGTGGTCGTCCTTCTCGTAGGTGGAGGAGAACTGGTAGGCGCAGCACTGGTAGCACGAGATCCCTTTCCCCGCGCCGCGGTACGGCGGGAGCTGGTTGTCGTAGTAGGGTGTCCCGAACTTGGAGGCCAGTTCGAAGGTGAGGAGATAGAGGTCCTGGTAGGACGGAAGGTCGGGGTGCGTACGGTTGAACGCCTCGTCCTCCTCCATGAAGTCGGGTTCGATGGAGATCTCGGGCTTCGGGAAGGAGAAGGGTTTCCCCCAGTAGTCGCCCTCCAGCATCACCTCCATCATCGCCTTGAAGAGGAGACGGACCTCGCGCTCGAACTCGCCGTAGGTCCGGAGAGGCGCCTGTCGACCGTCCCAGACCTTGCCCTTGAAGACGCAGGGCTTCTCCCGCCAGAGCGTCGGGACGCCAGGCGAGAGCTGGACCGAGGAGAAGACGAGCTGTCCGCCGCGGGCGACCATCATCTGGGTCATCTCGTAGACGAACATCTGCATCAACTGCCTCATCTCACCGTATTCCATTCCCTCGAAGTACGGGGCCATGAAGGTGAGGAAGTTGTAGTAGCCCTGCCCGCCGGCGAAGTTGGTCTGGGCGCTCCCGAGGGCCTTGACCGCATGGAGGACCGCGACCTCGGCGCGTCTGGCCGGCCCGGCGACCGAGGCCTTGGTGCCGTTGCCGTCGGGCATCAGCCCGTAGTAGAAGAAGTAGCGGAGATCCCAGTCCTGGCAGAACGGGCGCGTACCAAAGTATTCCAGGTCATGGATATGGAGGTCGCCGGCCAGGTGGCGGTCGGCGAGGTCGGGTGGGAGCTGGAGGAGGTACTGCTCCTTGGAGATCTTGTCGGCCTTCTTCTTATGCGAGGTCTCGGCGTTCTCCTGGAGGTTGGCGTTGTCGTGGGCCTCGAAGCCCCGGCCGACGTCGATGAGGTGGGCGTCGTAGACCGGGGTGCCGACCCTGGTGCAGACGTTCCTGTACTCCACCATCCCCCTCTCCAGGAAGACCATATTGACGATCTCGCGGATCAAGGCACCTGAAAGGAAACGCAGGCCCAGTTTGCGGATCCGCTCCTCGACCGCCTTGGCGATCTCATCGGCCTGCTCTTTCGTCGCCGGTGCATAGCCGTAGAAATGTTCGACAAGCCTGGTCTCGTTCTCGATCTGGGCGACGATCTTGGCGCGGTCCCACTCGAAGATGTGCCCCTCGGTGGAGCGGACCTTCGGGAGGGGCGGGACGAAGACACCGTCAAGCGTCGCCTGTTTGCTCTGCCGGTCCACCTTCACTCACCCGAGGCAAGACCGTCGACGAGTTCGCCGCGCACATGTCCGTCCTCGAAGAGGTCTGAGGAGGTGTAAAAGTCGTCCCCGATCCGGAGTACCGGGGCTTCGTTGACAAAGACGCCGTTCACTCGCATTTCGGTCAGTGACTCGGCAGATGAAAGGTCCTGCTCCTCATAGGGATAGCCCTTCTCGGTGAGATATGCCTTGAGGAGGTCGCAGTTCGGACAGAATTCAAGGGTATAAACAGTAAATTGCGGACATTCAGCCATGGAAAATACTCTCCCACGATCCTCTGGGGTGATCAGTTCAGCCCGTATAGTATCGGGATGATCCCATATGGATTGATCCCATCAGAATGGAAGACCTTCAGTGGGAGAGTGAATGAAGGTTGTGATCTCGTGCGATGGTGCTTTGTAGAATGGTGGCATATCATGCTGGTATGGTCCGGGCCTTTGTCGCAATAGAACTCTCTGAAGAGGTGAAAGAGGGGCTGCGGGACGCACAGGAGCACCTCGAAGGCTGCAGCGCGCGGCTGAAGATGGTGGACCCGGCGCTGGCGCATATCACTCTCAAATTCCTCGGTGAGGTCGAATCTGAGCGGATCGAGCAGGTGGAGGAGGCGCTGCGCGGGGTGCGGGGCGCGTCCTACACCCTCACGGTCGGCGGGGTCGAGGGGAGCAACCGGCGCCGCCCGCGGGTCGTCTGGTGCACGGTGTCGGACGGCGGCGAAACGGCCCGTCTGGCCGGGGCGGTGGAGAACGCCCTTGAACCGCTCGGCTTCGAGCGGGAGAAACGGCGGTTCACCCCGCATATCACGCTGGCGCGGGTGCGTGAGTTCGATCCCTCGCTCCTTGAGGCGATCGAAGACCTTGCCGGGGCCCAACCGGGATCGTGCAAGGTGCGGGCGGTCGCCCTCAAGAAGAGCACCCTGACCAGGACCGGCCCCATTTACGAGACCCTGATGGAGGTGCCCCTGAGTGAAGAGTGAGGTCGAGGAGGCGGTGCTCGGGCGGATCAGGCCCCGTCCGCCCGAACAACAGGAAGTCCTCGGGGTGGCCGAGGAGATCATCGGGGCGGTGAATCTCTCCGGCCGGGCCGAGGCGATGCTCGTCGGGTCGGTGGCACGCGGCACCTGGGTGCGGGGCGACCGCGACCTGGACATCTTCATGCTCTACGACCCGGCGCTCCCGCGCGAGGCGCTGGAGGAGGAGGGGCTCGGGCTTGCCAGGGACGTTGCCAAGCGGTTCGGGACCGACTGGCGGGAGAAGTACGCCGAGCACCCGTACATCAATGCGACGATCCGCGGGATGGACGTCGACCTGGTCCCCTGCTACCGGGTGGCGAGCGGGGCCGAGATCAGGAGCGCGGTCGATAGAACGCCGTTTCACACCCGGTATATCAGGGAGCGGATCGCACCCTTCGTCGAGGACGTTCTGCTCCTGAAACAGTTTACGAAGGCCGGCGGGGTGTACGGTTCCGACCAGATGACCGAGGGGTTTGCCGGGTATCTCTGCGAACTGCTGGTCCTCCACTACCGGGGGTTCACGCCGCTGGTCGAGGCCGCGGCCCGATGGCGGCCCGGCCTTTTCATCGACCTCGAAGGGCATGCGGCCAAGTCCTTCGACGACCCGATGGTGGTCATCGATCCCGTGGACCCGAAGCGGAATGTGGCGGCCTCGGTCTCCATCTCCAAGATGTTCGCCTTCGTCGAACTCTGCCGGGGGTACCTGGCGGCGCCGTCCGAGAACTTCTTTTTCCCGCCGCCGGTGGCGCCCTTCACCCTGGAGGAGTTCGGGGTCGAGGTCGCCCGCCGCGGGACGCACCTCTTTGCGGTCTCGTTCGAGACGCCGCCGTTCATCCCCGACGTCGTCGTCCCGCAGCTCCGCCGGAGCCTGGAAGGGATGCGGGCCCTCCTCGAACGTTCGGGGTTCGTGGTGAACCGTGCCGAGGAGGCGATGGGGGAGGAGCGGTGTCTGCTCCTCTTCGAACTCTTCAGCCGGGAGATGCCGGCGGTCGTCCGGCATATCGGCCCGCCGGTCTGGAGCCGGTCGAATGCCGAAAAGTTCGCGGGCAAGTGGCGCGAGTGCGAGCGGTTCGCGGGGCCGTACATCGAGGACGGCCGATACATCGTCGAGGTGGAACGGAAGTACACGCATGCCGCCGACCTCCTGGCCTCGCCCGAGGTGCTCGGCGTGGGCCTGGGCAAGCATGTGAAGAAGGCGATGGAGAAGGAGTGGGTGGTGCTCGAGGGCCTGGAGTGCTGGAGCCCTGAGTTCGCCGGGTTCCTTACAACGTTTCTGCAGAAGGAGACGCCCCTGACAAGGGTGTTGCGGGCGCGGACAGAGTGAGTGTTCTTTCGGGCGTGTAAAATTCCTCAGGACGGTCGTCCCTGTGGGGTGCTGGCCCCCCCTCCGGGCCTTACGCATCAGGGTAGAGGCAGGGGACGACACCCCCCCTCTTCAGGTGTATCAATGACGCCTTCTCAGGGGCCCAGGGGCCGGACCCCCGGCGCGTATGATGAGAGAAGGTGTGATGATCAGAGGTGCCACCCCGAATCGTCGAGATTTCCCTGCCATCTTGCGCCGGGGGGGAACCCCCCGGACCCCCCACGACGAAGATAGCCGGGGGGCGGCGATTGCGTAAGGTGCCCATCGATTCTCCTGTCTTGAAAAAAGAGCGATCAAGCGACGAGAAATGTTCATCGCATATGCTTGAACCGCAGGTTCATGCAAAATTCTACAAAAGCCGAAAAATGTTCGCGCCCTGGCCACTTCTGAGATCTGTTCAGGGACAATTTTCGGGGCCCATTCCTGGACCCCCAGAAACTGGTGAGAGAACAATTGGTGGAGAGAAGGCTTAGACCGCCTCCTCTCCCTCCTCGCCGGTCCGGACGCGGATGACACGCTCCACAGGCAGGACAAAGATCTTGCCGTCGCCGATCTGCCCGGTCCTGGCCGCCTTCGCAATGACGTCGACGACCACATCGACCCGTTCGTCAGGGACGACCAGTTCGATCCTGGTCTTGGGGAAGAAGTCGACGAGGTACTCGGCGCCGCGCCACTGCTGCCTGACACCTTTCTGCTGTCCTCGACCCTTCACCTCAGAGACGGTCATGGAGACCATCCCGATCTCTTCAAGGGCGACTTTCACGTCCTCGAACTTTGTCGGCCTGATGATTGCCTCGATCTTTTTCATCGCTCCACCTCTGTTGCAGGTTCGGTAGGCACGAAGTTCGGGTAGGCCGACATCCCGTGCTCACCGATGTCGAGCCCCTGGAGTTCCTCGGCGGCGGAGACCCGTATCCCCACGACCATCTTCAGGAGGCCGAAGAGGAGCAGGCCGGTGCCGAAGGCCCAGACGAAGTTGACCGCGACCGATATCGCCTGCACAACGAAGAACCCCATGTTGCCGTACAGGAGACCGGTCACGCCACCGTAGGTGCCGTCGGCAAAGAGGCCGAGAGCCAGGAGACCCCAGGCGCCGTTGATGCCGTGGACCGAGATCGCACCGACGGGATCGTCGATGTGAAGTTTCCAGTCCAGGAACCAGACGCCCAGGATGACAAGGGCACCGGCGACGATGCCGATGAGCACCGAGACCGGAGGACTGACCCAGGCGCACCCGGCGGTGATGGCGACAAGTCCGGCGATCGCCGCGTTGCCCGACATCGAGACATCGGGTTTGCCGTGCCAGGCCCAGGTGATCAGCATCGCGGTCACGAGGGACGCCGCCGCGGCCAGCGTGGTGTTTGCTGCAATGACCGAGATCCTGAGAGTGTCCGCAGCAAGCGTCGAGCCGCAGTTGAAGCCGTACCACCCGAACCAGAGCACGAAGACCCCGAGGATTCCCAGGGTCACCGAGTGGCCGGGGATCGCCCGGGGCGTGCCGTCTTTCGCATACTTCCCGATGCGTGGGCCGAGCAGGAAGGCCGCGGCCAGGGCAAGCCATCCGCCCAGAGCGTGGACCACGCCGGAACCCGCGAAGTCGAGGGCGCCGAGGTCGGCAAGCCACCCGCCGCCCCAGAGCCAGTGGCCGTAGATGGGATAGATCACCGCAGTGATCGCGGCGCTGGCGACGACGTAGGTCGAGAACTTGCACCTCTCCGAGACCGAGCCCGAGACGATGGTGGCGGCGGTCGCCGCAAAGACCATCTGGAAGAACCAGGACTGGATGGTCGTGACATCATAGGCGTCTCCAGTCAGGAAGAAACCCGACCAGCCGAAGAGCCAGTTCAGACCCTCCATCGTGCCGTACATGATGGCGAACCCGACCGCCCAGTACGAGAGGGCGCCGACCGAGAAGTCCATCAGGTTCTTCATCATGATGTTGGCCGCGTTCTTTGCCCGGGTAAACCCGGTCTCGACCATGGAGAACCCGGCCTGCATGAACATCACCATGAAGCCGCAGATCAGGATCCAGATGAAGTCCAGTACCGCACCAGGGTTTTCTTCAAGGGTCGCCGCACCGCCCGGGTCTGCCGCCGCGACGGGCGCGGCAAAGAAGCCCAGGCAGGCGAAGACCAGCAATGGCAAGAGTCTGTGTCCTGTATGCATGGATGTGTCGCTCCCTCCTCTGCGAGGAGATGGAAAGAAGTTTCCATCCCACGTATAAAAATATATGCACAGCGTCGGATACAATATATCTAACCCAGCATACCAATGCACCCCATGATCTCCCCCAGAGATATCCTCCGGCCCGGGCGCAACCCCCGGCAGGACCCCCACCCCCAACCCATATCGACAGAGATATAAAACGTGAGGCATTCACGATTCCATAGACCCCATGAGCACCGTCGCGGGGTCAACACCCCGGAGGTTGAACCATGGAAGAGTACGAAGACCCATTCTGCCAGAGCTGCGGAATGCCAATGAGAAATCCCGGCGATCACGGCACAGAAGAGGACGGATCCCCCTCCGAAGACTACTGTGTCCACTGCTACCAGCAAGGATCGTTTGTCGACCCGGACATCACGATGGAGGAGATGGCCGAGTTCTGTGCAAAGACGATGGCAGACATGAACATTATGCCCCACGATGGAGCAAGAGACCTGATGTACGCCCTTTTGCCCACCCTCAAACGCTGGAAGACCTGAAAGCCCGTTCGGACCCCACATATTGGATCGGCGAGATGATTTCCGGCAATGCCCGGGAATAAAACAGAAATATGACCTTGTAGAATTGCCCATGAACCCGGGCTCAAGCATACGGGATGAAAATTTCTCGTTGCTTGATCGTTCTTTTTCAAGAGAGGAGAATCGGTGGGGATCGTGTTTCATCGCCGCCCCCACCTATCTTCGTCGTGGGGGGTCCGGGGGGTTTCCCCCGGCGCGAGATGGCGGTGAAAATTCTGCGATGAGGGCGGCATTCTGATCATCACACTGCCCTCCGTCAATCGCGCCGGGGGAGCTGCCCCCTGACCCCCGGGATGACGACAGGGACGGGAAGGCG
Encoded proteins:
- a CDS encoding zinc ribbon domain-containing protein; its protein translation is MEEYEDPFCQSCGMPMRNPGDHGTEEDGSPSEDYCVHCYQQGSFVDPDITMEEMAEFCAKTMADMNIMPHDGARDLMYALLPTLKRWKT